One genomic segment of Paenibacillus durus includes these proteins:
- a CDS encoding DNA alkylation repair protein, with amino-acid sequence MSEDLKLLVRELEELRDPDAAPAMSAYQRNQFPFLGVRTPLRRQVLKTFLTANPPKKEWIPLLWELPEREYQYCGVDIAQSLRKKLEPADLPMIEACITRHSWWDTVDLLASNAAGFLLRKYPELQPEYGEKWLHSDNMWLNRTAILFQLHYKEATDETLLYHYIREHAASNEFFIQKAIGWALREYSKSNPASVEAFIEQEELKPLSRREGLKWLMRAEQTQ; translated from the coding sequence ATGAGCGAAGACCTTAAGCTGCTGGTTCGGGAACTTGAGGAATTGCGGGACCCGGACGCGGCGCCGGCCATGAGCGCGTATCAACGGAATCAATTTCCTTTTTTGGGCGTCCGAACTCCCCTGCGCAGACAAGTCCTTAAGACCTTCCTGACGGCGAATCCGCCGAAAAAAGAATGGATTCCTCTGCTGTGGGAACTGCCCGAACGCGAGTATCAATACTGCGGGGTGGATATCGCGCAATCCCTGCGAAAAAAGCTGGAACCCGCCGACCTCCCCATGATCGAAGCCTGCATCACCCGGCACTCCTGGTGGGATACGGTCGATCTACTTGCTTCAAACGCCGCCGGGTTTCTGCTGCGCAAATACCCCGAGCTGCAGCCGGAGTATGGCGAGAAATGGCTCCATTCAGACAATATGTGGCTCAACCGCACAGCTATTCTTTTTCAGCTTCATTATAAGGAAGCAACGGATGAGACGCTGCTGTACCACTATATCCGCGAGCATGCGGCGTCCAATGAATTTTTCATTCAAAAGGCGATCGGCTGGGCTTTGAGGGAGTATTCCAAGAGCAATCCCGCGTCAGTCGAGGCATTTATTGAGCAAGAGGAATTGAAGCCGCTGAGCCGGAGAGAAGGACTGAAGTGGCTGATGAGAGCCGAACAAACGCAGTAG
- the mtnN gene encoding 5'-methylthioadenosine/S-adenosylhomocysteine nucleosidase, whose translation MKKWLLFSFAFLLILMPLQVQAASSQVVRPIAVQGAMDMEVDYFLKQMGDYKTETFGSYHFYSGKIEGVPVVVSQTNIGMVNASASTTLLIEKYHPKAIINQGTAGGHDPALHKFDIVVGEKSINYGWFQSAHRDAGAGVDTGSWKVLTEPVEPDPELYKTAMSVADRYQHGKVVSGVIGTSDAWNRELDRIKELHDTLGTSAEEMETGAVAEVAKTFNVPFLGIRILSNSELYAEDFDPKSADYCSEFVIEVIKEIESGVTFSDKLQVYADGKEVVGLLGQYVNGEALVPLRGVLESLGSDVTWDSAKKQIHVVHGGKHIPVKAGETMVSQGTAWIEVDSLQKIFGVKTDVLGSSVYIYE comes from the coding sequence GTGAAAAAATGGTTATTATTCAGTTTCGCATTTCTTTTGATTCTTATGCCTCTGCAAGTCCAAGCCGCGAGCAGTCAAGTGGTCCGGCCAATCGCTGTGCAAGGTGCAATGGACATGGAAGTCGATTATTTCCTGAAGCAAATGGGCGATTATAAGACGGAAACATTCGGTTCATATCATTTTTATTCCGGCAAAATCGAGGGTGTTCCGGTTGTCGTCTCCCAAACGAATATCGGTATGGTGAACGCCTCCGCTTCAACCACGCTCTTAATTGAGAAATATCATCCGAAAGCGATCATCAACCAGGGAACGGCGGGCGGTCACGACCCGGCACTTCACAAGTTTGACATCGTGGTTGGCGAAAAATCCATTAATTACGGCTGGTTCCAATCCGCACATCGGGACGCCGGGGCGGGAGTTGACACCGGTAGCTGGAAGGTGCTTACAGAGCCGGTTGAGCCGGACCCTGAACTGTATAAGACGGCAATGAGCGTAGCGGACCGGTACCAGCACGGTAAAGTGGTCTCTGGAGTAATCGGCACTTCGGACGCATGGAACAGAGAACTCGACCGCATTAAGGAACTGCATGATACTTTGGGCACAAGTGCGGAAGAAATGGAGACCGGAGCGGTTGCCGAGGTAGCCAAGACGTTCAATGTTCCTTTTCTGGGCATCCGGATCTTGTCGAATTCCGAATTGTATGCAGAGGATTTCGATCCGAAATCGGCTGACTACTGCTCCGAATTCGTCATTGAAGTGATCAAAGAAATCGAGAGCGGCGTGACCTTCTCGGACAAGCTGCAGGTGTATGCGGATGGTAAAGAAGTGGTTGGGCTTCTCGGACAATATGTGAACGGTGAAGCGCTGGTTCCGCTGCGCGGCGTTCTGGAGAGCCTTGGATCGGATGTGACATGGGACAGCGCCAAGAAGCAAATCCATGTTGTTCACGGCGGCAAGCACATTCCGGTCAAAGCCGGCGAGACGATGGTCAGCCAGGGCACAGCATGGATCGAAGTGGACTCGCTGCAAAAGATATTCGGCGTGAAGACAGATGTCCTTGGCTCAAGTGTATACATTTATGAATAA
- a CDS encoding exodeoxyribonuclease III translates to MKLISWNVNGLRACVNKGFNEYFAEEDADIFCVQETKLQEGQITLDHGEKYRQYWNYAVKKGYSGTAVFTKKEPLSVSIGIEGEEETEGRVITLEFEGFYLVNAYSPNARRDLSRLAYRLEWEDRFRAHLKRLDKQKPVVVCGDLNVAHQEIDLKNPKSNNGNSGFTLEERGKMTELLASGFIDSFRYLYPDKKDVYSWWSYMPKVRERNVGWRIDYFLVSERLAPAIADARIECAVMGSDHCPVVLELNGF, encoded by the coding sequence ATGAAACTGATATCTTGGAATGTCAACGGGCTGAGAGCCTGTGTGAACAAAGGGTTTAACGAGTATTTTGCGGAAGAAGACGCGGATATCTTCTGTGTGCAGGAAACGAAGCTGCAGGAAGGGCAAATCACCCTGGACCACGGGGAGAAATATAGACAGTATTGGAATTATGCCGTTAAAAAAGGGTACTCCGGAACCGCCGTTTTCACCAAAAAAGAACCTCTGTCCGTCTCCATCGGAATTGAGGGAGAGGAGGAGACGGAAGGGAGAGTCATCACGCTCGAATTTGAGGGCTTCTATCTCGTCAACGCCTACAGCCCCAATGCCCGGCGCGACCTTTCGCGGCTGGCCTACCGGCTGGAATGGGAAGATCGTTTCCGTGCTCATCTGAAGCGCCTCGACAAGCAAAAGCCGGTTGTCGTATGCGGGGATTTGAACGTTGCGCATCAGGAAATCGATCTGAAGAATCCGAAGTCCAACAACGGCAACTCCGGCTTTACGCTTGAGGAACGGGGGAAGATGACCGAGCTACTGGCCTCGGGCTTTATCGATTCGTTCCGGTATCTGTATCCGGATAAAAAGGACGTCTACTCCTGGTGGTCTTATATGCCAAAGGTGCGGGAGCGAAATGTGGGCTGGCGGATTGACTATTTTCTCGTATCGGAAAGGCTGGCTCCCGCTATTGCCGATGCCCGGATCGAGTGCGCGGTTATGGGCAGCGACCATTGTCCG
- a CDS encoding DUF1349 domain-containing protein — MKIQTINWPDGIWTNQPVSSSVDRERLIVEAAERSDYWQQTMYGFQHDSGHALLHSWERQYAAEVSFKLDHFSELYDQAGLMLWHSPSQWIKAGIEINDGVPHIGAVVTDTYSDWSLSPVLEWAGKEITIRASRLNDAVIIRARADRDAWRTVRVARFPYPSDVQAGPFLCAPTRSGFQVTFTRWVLTSPDEDIHTDPPAEA; from the coding sequence GTGAAGATTCAAACGATAAACTGGCCGGACGGAATCTGGACGAACCAGCCTGTATCCAGCAGCGTTGACCGCGAAAGACTGATTGTTGAAGCCGCAGAGCGCAGCGACTATTGGCAGCAAACGATGTACGGCTTTCAGCACGATAGCGGCCATGCCCTGCTGCATTCATGGGAGAGGCAATATGCTGCCGAGGTCAGCTTTAAGCTGGACCATTTCTCCGAATTATATGATCAGGCGGGATTAATGTTATGGCATAGCCCATCCCAGTGGATCAAAGCGGGGATTGAAATCAACGATGGCGTTCCCCATATTGGGGCTGTAGTAACCGATACATACTCGGACTGGTCTTTGTCCCCTGTGCTTGAGTGGGCTGGAAAAGAGATCACCATTCGCGCGTCGCGGCTTAATGATGCCGTAATCATCAGAGCTAGAGCAGATCGGGATGCTTGGCGAACCGTCAGGGTTGCCCGTTTTCCGTATCCGTCTGATGTGCAGGCCGGTCCTTTTCTATGTGCGCCAACCAGATCAGGGTTCCAGGTTACATTTACCCGCTGGGTGCTCACGAGTCCCGATGAGGACATCCATACCGATCCGCCCGCAGAAGCATGA